From a region of the Arachis ipaensis cultivar K30076 chromosome B09, Araip1.1, whole genome shotgun sequence genome:
- the LOC107616953 gene encoding uncharacterized protein LOC107616953, with protein sequence MKFLSWMQNKFSGNQGSTKQNSCTTTTTYHAKQEPREEFSDWPHGLLAIGTFGNNSEIKESQENQNTCSEEPSSSEEIADFTPEEIGKLQKELTKLLRRKPSVEKEISELPLDRFLNCPSSLEVDRRISNALCSDSGDKEEDIEKTLSVILGKCKDICADNSKKAIGKKSLSFLLKKIFVCRSGFAPTPSLRDTLQESRMEKLLRTILHKKICTQNSSRSPVMKKCIQDKKSATKKRNMEEPEERKDDGCKWVKTDSEYIVLEI encoded by the exons ATGAAG TTCCTCAGTTGGATGCAGAATAAATTTAGTGGAAATCAAGGGAGCACAAAACAAAACTCATGTACAACTACTACTACAT ATCATGCAAAACAAGAGCCTCGAGAGGAGTTCAGTGATTGGCCTCATGGTTTACTAGCAATCGGAACGTTCGGAAACAACAGCGAAATAAAAGAGAGCCAAGAAAACCAAAACACATGTTCAGAGGAaccatcctcttcagaggaaataGCAGACTTTACACCAGAAGAAATCGGTAAACTACAAAAGGAGCTAACTAAGCTCCTGCGGCGAAAGCCGAGTGTGGAGAAGGAGATTTCCGAGCTTCCTCTGGATAGATTTCTGAACTGTCCTTCTAGCTTGGAGGTGGACAGGAGAATAAGTAACGCGCTTTGCAGTGATTCCGGTGATAAAGAGGAAGATATTGAGAAAACACTTAGTGTCATACTCGGTAAATGCAAAGACATTTGTGCAGATAACAGCAAGAAAGCAATTGGGAAGAAATCACTTTCTTTCCTGCTCAAGAAAATCTTTGTTTGTAGAAGTGGATTTGCTCCAACACCTAGTCTTAGGGATACTCTTCAAGAGTCAAGAATGGAGAAG CTTTTAAGGACGATTCTTCACAAGAAAATATGCACCCAAAATTCTTCCCGGTCGCCGGTGATGAAGAAGTGCATACAGGACAAGAAGTCGGCAACAAAGAAGAGGAATATGGAAGAACCAGAAGAGAGGAAAGATGATGGTTGTAAATGGGTCAAGACAGATTCTGAAT ATATTGTTCTAGAGATTTAA